A single window of Methylobacterium nodulans ORS 2060 DNA harbors:
- a CDS encoding DUF2189 domain-containing protein, with protein sequence MTVSSIFSPGYVAHHPAVHRIGTADLRMALAKGWADFLDNPTHVIFVVMIYPIAGVVIAAATFENNLVPLLFPLASGFALVGPFAAIGLYEMSRRREQGQSTDWVQAYAPLTSRSLRPLLAVGLLLAAIFVAWITVAMAIYHALFDGAVYGSVGAFLADVLTTPRGWALILVGNLVGAAFSLLALAVSAVSVPLLVDRDMDASTAIETSIALMRRNPGTMVLWGLIVAALLVVGMATLFVGLAIVLPVLGHATWHLYRRSVGH encoded by the coding sequence CAATATTCTCACCCGGCTACGTGGCGCATCATCCCGCCGTGCATCGGATCGGCACGGCCGATCTCCGGATGGCGCTCGCCAAGGGCTGGGCGGACTTCCTCGACAACCCGACCCACGTCATCTTCGTCGTGATGATCTATCCCATCGCGGGCGTCGTCATCGCCGCGGCCACCTTCGAGAACAACCTCGTTCCGCTGCTCTTCCCTCTCGCCTCGGGCTTCGCGCTGGTCGGTCCCTTCGCGGCGATCGGCCTCTACGAGATGAGCCGGCGGCGGGAGCAGGGCCAGTCGACCGACTGGGTACAGGCCTATGCGCCGCTCACCAGCCGCTCGCTCCGCCCGCTCCTGGCGGTCGGCCTCCTGCTGGCGGCGATCTTCGTCGCCTGGATCACGGTCGCGATGGCGATCTACCACGCCTTGTTCGACGGCGCAGTCTACGGCTCGGTCGGCGCCTTCCTGGCCGATGTGCTCACCACTCCCCGCGGCTGGGCGCTCATCCTGGTCGGCAATCTCGTGGGGGCCGCCTTCTCGCTGCTCGCGCTCGCCGTCAGCGCCGTATCGGTCCCGCTCCTCGTCGACCGCGACATGGATGCGAGCACCGCCATCGAGACCTCGATCGCCCTGATGCGCAGGAATCCGGGCACCATGGTGCTCTGGGGCCTCATCGTGGCGGCGCTGCTCGTCGTCGGGATGGCGACCCTGTTCGTCGGCCTCGCCATCGTGCTGCCGGTGCTCGGCCACGCCACCTGGCACCTCTACCGGCGCTCGGTCGGGCACTAG